One window of the Trifolium pratense cultivar HEN17-A07 linkage group LG2, ARS_RC_1.1, whole genome shotgun sequence genome contains the following:
- the LOC123910519 gene encoding ankyrin repeat protein SKIP35-like, producing MIEAQLENPIQMEIKSQEYKIEFLVNENQSFAAEKGEPRMSTPHCCNAKKLKSRAATIDREKVVLEKKLCRQDRIELGRLLQGAVSSHNWELAESLIFVADPQTLNDALCITLDSIWFLSTEPELNGITVFIRKIIANGAYDFTRATLRTSFLASCVSACQSRTMSLVDTITVMAQRLHERLQECNGDEVLKAEAGAKVQKFTEWALKCIGIHSHLQDDSDNVIHNSAVETQLRLSAFKTFLDLAGNHLTGKDFSEAFDAACFPLTLFSSSFDPGWAFGVSASVIQGLLGMLVEGGADNVNQCFLEASRFGSTELVRVLLQIAQRNNLDVDVDLALGFASHYCKIGTMECLVEEGNAIAFLGPLMRAAERGCMQVVEWFVQRGCRDMELCLALTAATSSCQVHIASYLLPHVPQQVLAALSVEILKAAGERSGGSLDGVAFLLQSDFLGDPAATYAVADIIAKLEDEAVAPELKAFLNEHWSEGAYIEGLRIGKEHYMNLVRIIKWGESPICLRDLPGPLTVAIAYLPLYRECVKVGGCLFSQRLRGQLVEAARSLGDRVFDEVTNGRELLLILERHLPQFLLPPTSVA from the exons ATGATTGAAGCACAACTGGAAAATCCCATTCAGATGGAAATTAAATCACAAGAGTACAAAATTGAATTCCTGGTAAATGAAAATCAATCTTTTGCAGCAGAGAAAGGAGAGCCAAGAATGTCCACTCCTCATTGTTGCAATGCCAAGAAGCTCAAATCCAGGGCCGCCACAATTGATCGTGAGAAAGTAGTGTTGGAGAAGAAACTATGTAGACAAGACAGGATTGAATTGGGTCGGTTATTGCAAGGTGCAGTGAGTTCCCATAATTGGGAACTTGCAgaaagtttaatttttgttgCTGATCCACAAACACTTAATGATGCCTTGTGTATTACACTGGATTCCATCTGGTTCTTGAGCACAGAGCCAGAGCTTAATGGAATAACTGTATTTATCAGGAAGATCATTGCTAATGGTGCTTATGACTTCACTAGAGCTACTCTAAGGACTTCATTCCTTGCTTCATGTGTCTCTGCATGCCAGAGCAGAACAATGAGTCTTGTTGATACTATCACCGTAATGGCTCAGAG GTTGCATGAGCGTCTCCAGGAATGCAATGGAGATGAAGTCTTGAAGGCAGAAGCTGGTGCTAAGGTGCAAAAGTTTACTGAATGGGCTCTGAAATGTATTGGCATTCATTCCCATCTTCAGGATGATAGTGATAATGTAATACACAACTCAGCTGTTGAGACCCAGCTCCGGTTATCTGCCTTTAAGACCTTCCTTGATCTTGCTGGCAACCACCTTACAGGGAAGGACTTCAGTGAGGCCTTTGATGCAGCTTGTTTTCCTCTTACTCTTTTCTCAAGCTCATTTGATCCAGGTTGGGCATTTGGTGTGTCGGCTTCTGTGATCCAAGGGTTGCTGGGCATGTTAGTAGAGGGAGGTGCAGACAATGTCAATCAGTGTTTCTTGGAGGCTTCACGTTTTGGCAGTACAGAACTGGTCCGTGTACTATTGCAG ATTGCCCAAAGAAACAACTTGGATGTTGATGTTGACTTGGCGTTGGGATTTGCCTCTCATTACTGCAAGATAGGCACTATGGAGTGCTTGGTGGAAGAGGGAAACGCAATAGCCTTTTTGGGCCCTTTGATGAGAGCTGCTGAGAGGGGCTGTATGCAAGTTGTTGAGTGGTTTGTGCAAAGGGGTTGCCGAGACATGGAGCTCTGCCTTGCCCTTACTGCAGCCACTTCTAGCTGCCAAGTTCACATTGCTTCTTATCTTCTTCCCCATGTACCCCAGCAGGTTCTTGCAGCACTTAGTGTTGAAATTCTCAAAGCTGCTGGTGAACGCAGTGGTGGATCTCTTGATGGTGTAGCATTTCTCCTCCAATCTGACTTCTTAGGTGACCCTGCAGCTACATATGCAGTTGCAGACATCATTGCTAAATTGGAGGATGAGGCTGTTGCTCCGGAGCTAAAGGCATTTCTTAACGAGCATTGGTCAGAAGGAGCTTATATAGAGGGATTAAGGATAGGGAAAGAGCATTACATGAACCTTGTGAGAATCATTAAATGGGGCGAGTCTCCTATTTGCTTGAGAGATCTTCCTGGCCCGCTGACAGTGGCAATTGCTTATCTCCCACTTTATAGAGAGTGTGTCAAGGTGGGGGGCTGTTTGTTTTCTCAACGACTTAGGGGACAATTGGTTGAAGCCGCACGAAGTCTTGGGGATAGGGTCTTTGATGAAGTGACCAATGGAAGAGAGCTACTGTTAATTTTGGAGCGCCATCTTCCTCAATTTTTGCTCCCTCCCACCAGTGTTGCTTAG
- the LOC123910520 gene encoding outer envelope pore protein 37, chloroplastic-like: MDSTTGNPNYTVQSSPVVDPLSSTNHIHNRPIFSFPSRPALRITTEFDSESAVFFHKISCKILDSLAKFKLSFHNNSKGDVSEPQISFVSKHLSLHYDLEDHSALIKSSIDVGPRLKLTGVHDVKAQQGEVTMVANVADPGYTLQLSTALPSAGLPKATFRFPLGEVSLQEKEEEEDEQVKNLLSVSGILKGQFLKGVCTAHYNDEELKLRYRYKDDEMSFLPTLSLPSNALSFAFKRRFGLSDKLSYWYNCDSNYWSAVYKHTYGEDFKFKAGYDSDVRLGWASLWVGDEGGKAKTAPMKMKVQFMLQVPQDDIKSSVLMFRVKKRWDI; this comes from the exons ATGGATTCAACAACAGGAAACCCTAATTACACGGTGCAATCCTCCCCGGTGGTTGATCCTCTGTCGTCAACTAATCATATTCATAATCGGCCCATCTTCTCATTTCCAAGTAGGCCTGCCCTCAGAATTACCACCGAGTTTGACAGTGAAAGCGCAGTCTTCTTCCACAAAATTTCTTGTAAGATTTTGGACAGCCTTGCCAAGTTCAAGTTATCTTTCCATAATAACAGTAAAGGTGATGTCTCCGAACCTCAGATCAGTTTTGTATCCAAGCACCTTAGCCTCCACTACGACCTTGAAGACCATAGTGCTCTCATTAAGAGTTCCATTGACGTTGGTCCCAGATTGAAACTCACAGGTGTCCATGATGTCAAG GCTCAACAAGGAGAGGTTACAATGGTTGCAAATGTCGCTGATCCTGGATATACACTTCAACTATCAACAGCACTTCCATCCGCTGGACTG CCAAAAGCAACCTTCAGATTTCCTCTAGGTGAAGTTTCATTGCAAGAGAAAGAGGAGGAGGAGGACGAACAAGTCAAGAATTTGTTGTCAGTGAGTGGGATTCTTAAAGGTCAATTTTTGAAGGGTGTCTGCACTGCCCATTACAATGATGAAGAATTGAAGTTAAGATACCGCTACAAG GACGACGAAATGTCATTTCTTCCAACACTTTCACTCCCTTCAAATGCTTTGTCATTTGCTTTCAAGCGTAGGTTTGGtctttctgacaagttaag TTACTGGTACAATTGTGATTCCAACTATTGGAGTGCTGTCTACAAGCATACCTACGGTGAAGATTTCAAATTTAAAGCTGGTTATGATTCAGATGTTCGTCTTGGCTGGGCATCCCTTTGG GTTGGAGATGAAGGCGGGAAAGCAAAAACAGCTCCGATGAAGATGAAAGTTCAATTCATGCTTCAAGTGCCACAGGATGACATAAAATCTTCAGTTTTGATGTTTCGGGTTAAGAAGAGATGGGACATTTAA